A genomic segment from Candidatus Aminicenantes bacterium encodes:
- a CDS encoding radical SAM protein: protein MRIDPEGPGNEQSKEPENRSRSAREVVPRLYTFYLYISSGCNLACRHCWITPTWVNGKPSAGDCLDLDLLKSAVEEGKSIGLMSAKLTGGEPVLHPRFIDLVDYLSAEGISLTMETNGTLIDADMAKYLKNDTKLWFVSVSLDSVDPDKHDRFRGVRGAYHDAVRGIRYLVDAGFRPQVIMCPHRGNISEVEDMVRLAVELGAGSVKFNPVTPTGRGKVMDEHGETLNYDEIIKLTRFIKGELRQRSPISLFLEIPPAMASISEIMQEKNAGGRCHVKNILGILGNGEMALCGIGKNIPELCFGHLGRDSLREVWSFHPTLVKLRQDLDGEYPGICGDCIHATRCLTQCVALNYERTGKLINPAFLCEEAERRGIFPATRRRSFQRDAG, encoded by the coding sequence ATCTCCAGCGGTTGCAACCTGGCTTGCCGCCACTGTTGGATCACCCCGACGTGGGTCAACGGCAAGCCTTCCGCGGGTGATTGCCTGGATCTTGATTTGTTGAAATCAGCAGTTGAGGAGGGAAAATCCATTGGACTCATGTCGGCCAAGCTGACCGGCGGCGAACCGGTATTGCACCCACGCTTTATTGATTTGGTCGACTATTTAAGTGCCGAAGGCATCAGCCTGACCATGGAAACCAATGGAACCCTGATCGATGCGGACATGGCGAAGTACTTGAAAAACGATACGAAACTGTGGTTTGTGTCGGTCAGCCTTGACAGCGTGGATCCGGATAAACATGACCGTTTTCGGGGAGTCCGTGGAGCATATCACGACGCGGTAAGGGGGATCCGATACCTGGTCGATGCGGGTTTCAGACCCCAGGTCATCATGTGTCCACACCGCGGGAATATCAGTGAAGTGGAAGATATGGTGCGATTGGCGGTAGAACTGGGAGCGGGTTCGGTCAAGTTCAACCCGGTTACCCCCACGGGGCGCGGCAAGGTGATGGATGAACATGGAGAAACCCTGAACTATGACGAGATTATCAAGTTGACGCGATTTATCAAAGGTGAGTTGCGGCAACGCTCTCCCATCAGCCTGTTCCTGGAAATCCCTCCGGCAATGGCTAGCATCAGTGAGATCATGCAGGAGAAAAACGCCGGGGGTCGTTGTCACGTGAAGAATATCCTGGGGATACTCGGCAATGGTGAGATGGCTTTGTGCGGGATCGGGAAAAACATCCCCGAATTGTGTTTCGGTCACTTGGGGCGGGATAGTCTGCGCGAGGTATGGTCCTTCCATCCGACCCTGGTGAAGCTTCGTCAAGACTTGGACGGAGAATATCCCGGCATCTGCGGTGACTGTATCCACGCTACACGATGCCTGACCCAATGCGTGGCTTTGAATTATGAGCGTACCGGCAAATTGATTAACCCGGCCTTTTTGTGCGAAGAAGCCGAGAGACGGGGGATTTTTCCCGCGACGAGAAGGAGAAGCTTCCAGCGTGATGCGGGTTGA